Proteins encoded within one genomic window of Cryomorphaceae bacterium 1068:
- the asnB gene encoding asparagine synthase (glutamine-hydrolyzing), with the protein MCGIAGIYGHTNSDSAQLRIRKMADKLKHRGPNAEGFHVSDGIALAHRRLSIIDLSDGANQPMTDASGRYTIVFNGEIYNFRELKKQLSGYSFQTDGDTEVLLAGLAKWGISFVNECNGMFAFALWDNQEEELFLCRDRMGIKPLYYLRKDNEILFSSEVRSLISGLNSKPNLNSAALAEYLRYQTVHGPATILEGVFSLPAGSYMKITDNEQEIKYYWKLAESARTDMRGMSYEDTYAAVRASLDASVKRRLIADVPLGVFLSGGIDSSAVVALAAKHSISPIKTFNIDFQEQEFSEAKYAEEVARKFGTEHHRIQLAPNELINQLPAALSAMDHPSGDGINAYVVSGAAKSQGITVALSGLGGDELFAGYPIFKQFRSLQNKKWLLSFPKFARDLAGSLLEMRNPGVASSKTRSVLNQDRFDLEYIYPFSREVATIGQNADMLAIASQGESSVYNLVKRGVGYGNPGFSLPILSHVSYAELTTYLENILLRDTDQMSMAHALEVRVPFLDHELVSMVMGIGDRHKFPYSPKKLLVDAMGDDLPDSIVNRPKMGFTFPWEVWMRNELKEFCGEALQKLGARDAFNSKAIDKRWNGFLKGDSKISWSRIWHLCILEAWLDENEI; encoded by the coding sequence ATGTGCGGAATCGCGGGGATATACGGACACACTAATTCCGATTCGGCCCAATTGCGTATTCGCAAGATGGCTGATAAACTCAAGCACCGTGGGCCAAATGCGGAAGGATTCCACGTAAGTGACGGAATAGCTCTGGCTCATCGGAGATTGTCTATCATCGATCTGAGTGACGGGGCCAATCAGCCTATGACCGACGCTTCCGGACGCTATACGATTGTATTCAATGGAGAGATTTACAATTTCCGTGAACTGAAGAAACAACTCTCGGGATATTCATTTCAGACTGACGGCGATACGGAAGTTCTCCTCGCAGGCTTAGCCAAATGGGGAATTTCGTTTGTCAACGAATGCAATGGAATGTTCGCCTTTGCTCTTTGGGACAATCAGGAGGAAGAACTTTTTCTCTGCAGAGACCGAATGGGGATCAAGCCGCTTTACTATTTGAGAAAAGACAATGAAATCTTATTCTCAAGTGAAGTTCGATCATTGATATCGGGGCTGAACTCCAAGCCCAACTTGAATTCTGCAGCTCTTGCCGAATACCTCAGATACCAGACGGTACACGGTCCTGCTACAATTTTGGAAGGTGTGTTTTCATTGCCTGCCGGCAGCTACATGAAGATTACAGACAACGAGCAGGAAATAAAGTACTACTGGAAGTTGGCAGAATCTGCTCGCACCGACATGAGAGGCATGAGCTACGAGGATACCTATGCTGCGGTCAGAGCCTCGCTGGATGCCAGCGTAAAACGACGGCTAATTGCTGATGTGCCGCTTGGAGTTTTCCTTTCAGGTGGTATAGATTCGAGCGCAGTTGTGGCTCTTGCAGCAAAGCACTCCATCAGCCCGATCAAGACATTTAATATCGATTTTCAAGAACAAGAATTTAGCGAAGCCAAATATGCCGAAGAAGTAGCTCGAAAATTTGGAACTGAGCACCATCGAATTCAGCTGGCTCCAAATGAGTTGATCAACCAGCTTCCCGCAGCTCTGTCGGCGATGGACCATCCTTCAGGTGATGGGATCAACGCTTACGTTGTATCGGGTGCCGCAAAAAGCCAAGGTATCACCGTGGCGCTCTCTGGCCTGGGTGGTGATGAACTTTTTGCGGGATACCCGATCTTTAAGCAGTTTCGCAGTTTACAGAACAAAAAATGGCTTCTGAGCTTTCCCAAGTTCGCCAGAGACCTTGCGGGAAGTCTCCTGGAGATGAGAAATCCCGGTGTGGCTTCGTCTAAAACCCGTAGTGTACTCAATCAAGATAGATTCGACTTGGAATACATCTACCCTTTTAGTCGGGAGGTGGCTACCATAGGGCAAAATGCTGATATGCTGGCGATAGCTTCGCAAGGCGAATCATCCGTTTACAATCTCGTGAAGCGAGGAGTAGGGTACGGAAACCCCGGATTTTCCCTTCCCATTCTGAGCCACGTATCTTATGCCGAATTGACCACCTACCTCGAGAATATTCTTCTCAGGGATACCGATCAAATGTCGATGGCTCACGCTTTAGAGGTCAGAGTTCCTTTTTTGGACCACGAGTTGGTATCAATGGTGATGGGCATCGGTGACAGGCACAAGTTTCCTTACTCGCCAAAGAAGCTCTTAGTAGATGCGATGGGCGATGATTTGCCTGATTCCATTGTCAATCGACCAAAAATGGGCTTTACTTTTCCTTGGGAAGTTTGGATGCGAAATGAGCTCAAAGAGTTTTGTGGAGAGGCTTTACAAAAACTGGGTGCCCGCGAT